Proteins from a genomic interval of Rosa chinensis cultivar Old Blush chromosome 2, RchiOBHm-V2, whole genome shotgun sequence:
- the LOC112185450 gene encoding uncharacterized protein LOC112185450: protein MAATLLVSCNPNVNHACRNDNPPLPKSFMGVGHKILDPTRASVNQGHYSSQTKRSSHQFSVSAVTKGSAKSSKSDEKIPLWARPDSEEPPPWAQSEGKKDDSKEGFEVPFYVYLLASAVTAIAAIGSVFEYVNDKPVFGVLNSDSIFYAPVLGFFAFTGIPTSAFLWFRSVQAANKEAEEQDKRDGYR from the exons ATGGCTGCAACATTGTTGGTTTCATGCAATCCGAATGTAAACCATGCATGTAGAAATGATAATCCGCcattacccaaatctttcatggGTGTTGGACACAAAATCCTGGATCCAACTAGAGCAAGTGTAAACCAAGGGCATTATAGCTCTCAAACCAAGAGGTCGTCTCATCAGTTTTCTGTTTCTGCTGTCACCAAAGGTTCTGCAAAATCAAGCAAGTCCGACGAGAAAATCCCTCTTTGGGCTAGACCAGATTCTGAGGAGCCCCCTCCTTGGGCCCAGAGCGAAGGAAAgaaagacgattcaaaagaaGGATTTGAGGTTCCGTTTTATGTTTATCTACTTGCCTCGGCTGTGACTGCAATTGCTGCA ATAGGTTCTGTTTTTGAGTATGTGAACGATAAACCTGTCTTTGGAGTTTTGAACTCAGACAGCATATTTTATGCTCCAGTGCTTGGATTTTTCGCATTTACCGGCATTCCCACTTCT GCATTCCTGTGGTTCAGATCTGTTCAGGCTGCTAACAAGGAAGCCGAGGAGCAAGACAAGAGGGATGGCTATCGATAG
- the LOC112185449 gene encoding vacuolar iron transporter homolog 5: protein MASVETCVEHELPVSTGKDYKTKSEQVQRAQWLRAAILGASDGLLSTTSLMLGVGAVKDDRWSMILSGVAGAVAGACSMAVGEFVSVSTQRDIEKVSLSQSSSTLNSVLRERDGNGKVVKLNIPESSFTISVELTPSRRPSSSEKPTDEPTEKMPCKINTFEIKETDEEESLPSPHKAASASALAFLCGSLVPLLSVMFISQKLMRMVVVVVVTSIALAFFGAIGARMGGSPVRASAIRVLVGGWISMAVTYGLLRPFDRDHSKGLIDKN from the coding sequence ATGGCTTCTGTTGAAACCTGTGTTGAGCACGAGCTTCCTGTAAGCACTGGTAAAGACTATAAAACAAAGAGTGAGCAAGTGCAGCGAGCTCAGTGGCTTCGAGCTGCTATTCTCGGCGCAAGTGATGGCCTTCTATCCACTACATCGCTAATGCTAGGTGTCGGTGCAGTGAAGGATGATCGTTGGTCGATGATCCTTTCTGGAGTAGCTGGAGCTGTTGCAGGAGCTTGTAGCATGGCTGTGGGGGAGTTTGTTTCTGTTTCAACTCAAAGAGATATCGAAAAGGTGTCTCTAAGCCAAAGCAGCAGTACTTTAAATAGTGTGTTGAGGGAGAGAGATGGTAATGGTAAGGTGGTTAAGCTTAATATCCCTGAATCAAGTTTCACCATATCAGTTGAACTGACACCTTCAAGAAGACCAAGCTCATCTGAAAAACCAACTGATGAGCCAACCGAGAAGATGCCATGTAAGATCAACACGTTTGAAATAAAAGAAACTGATGAAGAGGAGTCGCTGCCAAGCCCTCATAAGGCAGCTTCAGCCTCCGCGTTGGCATTTCTGTGTGGTTCACTTGTGCCTTTACTGTCAGTCATGTTTATTTCTCAAAAGTTGATGAGAatggtggtggttgtggtggtgacATCAATAGCTCTAGCTTTCTTTGGGGCTATTGGAGCTCGTATGGGTGGCTCACCTGTTCGGGCATCTGCAATTAGAGTTCTTGTTGGAGGCTGGATCTCCATGGCGGTTACCTATGGTTTGCTTAGACCTTTCGATAGAGATCATTCAAAAGGTTTGATAGACAAGAACTGA